From a region of the Gossypium raimondii isolate GPD5lz chromosome 10, ASM2569854v1, whole genome shotgun sequence genome:
- the LOC105776257 gene encoding mediator of RNA polymerase II transcription subunit 15a isoform X2, whose translation MDTNNWRSTPPSGEPTTDTGDWRTQLQPDSRQRIINKIMETFMRHLPFSGQDGLNELRKIAVRFEEKIFTAATSQSDYLKRISLKMLTVEIKSQNTVPNTRDNSIPPDPGSQGMQNQVHSQGQSIPISLQCNQSQAQLLPQSVPNNMASAGVQSSAGLQSGMPAVSGLTQNPVPNVVGQNTNMQNMSGISQNSLGQGMSSNMFANQQRQMPRQQVLPQQQQQQQQQQLYHQQLQNQLIKQKLQQGNLQPSLMQSHMQQQQNLLPPTQLQSSQQSGMQTSSVIQQSSMQSTPLPGLQHNQQSSLQQSSQSMLQQHQQFRQQQQAQQAASSGIHQQQTPMTQQSMMPQQQHQHQQPHIMGQQTNAANSQQNQLIGQQNSIADMQQQRLLGQANNLPNLQQQQQQQQQLMAQKNNMSNIHQQQLGPQSNSSGLQQQQQPHLIGAQSGNSSMQANQQSLHMLPQPKVQLQTQQSSPNLLPPTQVQTSQQPQQQQQQQLMSQMQTQSTLQQQLGLPQQHNMPQRLQASGQVSSSLLQSQNLTEQQKQLYQSQRAVPETSSTSLDSTAQTGLANGGDWLEEVYQKILTLKETYLPELNEMYQKIATKLQQHDSNPAQPKSEQLEKLKIFKTMLERIISFLTVSRANITPPFKEKLSSYEKQIINFINSNRPRKPVSVQQQGQLPPPHMHSMQQQQQSQISQTQSHDNQMNPQLQSMNLQGSVPTMQPNNMTSMQHNSLSPGVSTAQQTMLNSLQPGSSLDSGQGNALGPVQQVAPGPLQQNPVSTSQQTNFNSNSLSSQSGLSVLPQNINPLQSNSNMLQHQHMKQQQEQQMLQSQKYKQQFQRQMQHQHIQQKQQLLQQQQQQQQQRQQQQQQQAKQQLSTHQMSQLHQMNDVNDMRQGMGVKPGVFQHLPAGQRQSYTHQQLKPGAQFPVSSPQLLQAASPQIPQYSSPQVDQQNLPSISKTGTPLQSANSPFVVPSPSTPLAPSPMPGESEKPVLGTSLPNVANLGHQQGTGVQTGSQSLAIGTPGISASPLLAEFSGADGTHANALTAVSSKSNVTEQPLERLIKAVKSISPTALGASVSDIGSVVSMTDRIAGSAPGNGSRAAVGEDLVAMTKCRLQAKNFISQDGMSGTKKIRRYTSAMPLNVVSSAGSLNDSFKQLTGSETSELESTATSSVKRPRIEANHALLEEIREINQRLIDTVVDISDEDVDPGAAAATAEGGEGTIVKCSFSAVALSANLKSQYMSAQMSPIQPLHLLVPTNYPNCSPILLDKFPVEVSKENEDLSVKAKSRFSISLRTLSQPMSLGEIARTWDVCARAVISDHAKLSGGGSFSSKYGTWENCLSAA comes from the exons ATGGATACCAATAACTGGAGGTCTACTCCTCCCAGTGGAGAGCCCACCACGGACACAGGCGATTGGAGAACCCAGTTGCAGCCAGATTCACGACAAAGAATCATCAATAAGAT AATGGAGACATTTATGAGGCACCTTCCATTTTCTGGTCAAGACGGTTTAAATGAACTCAGGAAAATAGCTGTAAGGTTTGAGGAAAAGATTTTTACTGCAGCAACCAGCCAG TCTGATTACCTAAAGAGAATATCTTTGAAGATGCTTACAGTGGAGATCAAGTCTCAGAATACTGTACCCAACACAAGGGATAACAGCATACCGCCTGATCCAG GTTCTCAGGGCATGCAGAACCAAGTTCACAGTCAAGGGCAATCAATTCCTATCTCATTGCAATGTAATCAATCTCAAGCGCAACTGTTACCCCAGAGTGTCCCGAATAACATGGCATCTGCTGGAGTTCAAAGTTCTGCTGGTTTACAATCTGGAATGCCTGCCGTCTCTGGTCTAACCCAGAATCCTGTACCTAATGTTGTTGGCCAGAATACGAACATGCAGAACATGTCTGGAATTTCACAGAACTCATTGGGGCAAGGGATGTCTTCCAATATGTTTGCTAATCAGCAGCGGCAAATGCCAAGGCAACAGGTGCTTCCACAACAGCAACAGCAACAACAACAGCAGCAGTTATACCATCAGCAGTTACAAAATCAACTTATAAAACAAAAGTTGCAACAGGGAAATCTTCAGCCGTCACTTATGCAGTCTCACATGCAGCAACAGCAGAACCTGTTACCACCTACTCAGTTGCAATCTTCTCAGCAATCCGGTATGCAAACATCATCTGTTATACAGCAATCTTCCATGCAATCGACTCCCCTTCCTGGTCTTCAACACAATCAGCAATCTTCTTTACAACAGTCAAGTCAGTCCATGCTTCAGCAGCATCAACAGTTTAGACAGCAGCAACAGGCACAACAGGCTGCTAGTAGTGGTATTCATCAACAACAAACACCAATGACACAGCAGTCAATGATGCCTCAGCAGCAGCATCAGCATCAGCAGCCACACATTATGGGACAACAGACAAATGCTGCAAATTCACAGCAGAATCAATTAATAGGACAACAAAATAGCATTGCAGACATGCAGCAGCAGAGGTTGCTAGGCCAGGCCAATAATCTTCCAAATCTGCAgcaacagcagcagcagcagcagcagttAATGGCTCAAAAAAACAATATGTCAAATATCCATCAGCAACAGTTGGGTCCTCAGAGTAATAGTTCAGGAttgcagcagcagcagcagccaCATTTGATTGGAGCCCAGTCTGGTAACTCGAGCATGCAAGCTAATCAGCAATCTTTACACATGCTACCCCAGCCTAAGGTTCAACTCCAAACGCAGCAGAGTTCACCTAACTTGTTACCACCAACTCAAGTGCAAACATCCCAGCAGccacagcagcagcagcagcagcaactGATGTCGCAGATGCAAACACAGTCTACTTTGCAGCAACAGTTGGGTTTGCCACAGCAACACAATATGCCGCAAAGGCTTCAAGCATCAGGTCAAGTATCAAGTTCCTTGCTTCAATCACAAAATTTGACAGAGCAGCAAAAGCAGTTGTATCAATCACAGAGAGCTGTTCCGGAGACATCATCAA CATCTTTAGATTCCACAGCTCAAACAGGGCTTGCTAATGGAGGTGATTGGCTGGAAGAGGTATATCAGAAG ATCCTGACCTTGAAGGAGACATACTTACCTGAATTAAATGAGATGTACCAGAAAATTGCTACCAAGTTGCAGCAG CATGATTCTAATCCAGCACAGCCAAAGTCTGAGCAgcttgaaaagttgaaaatattcAAGACCATGTTGGAGCGCATCATAAGTTTCTTAACAGTTTCCAGAGCCAATATAACACCCCCTTTCAAGGAGAAGTTGAGTTCATATGAGAAgcagataataaattttataaattccaatAGGCCAAGGAAGCCTGTCTCAGTGCAGCAGCAAGGACAGCTTCCTCCACCTCATATGCATTCCATGCAGCAGCAACAACAATCGCAAATTAGTCAGACACAGTCTCATGATAATCAAATGAACCCTCAGTTGCAGTCGATGAATTTACAAGGTTCTGTGCCAACAATGCAGCCTAACAACATGACAAGCATGCAGCACAATTCTTTGTCGCCTGGGGTTTCAACAGCACAGCAGaccatgttaaattcattacaGCCAGGCTCCAGTTTGGATTCAGGACAAGGTAATGCCCTTGGCCCAGTACAGCAGGTTGCTCCAGGACCCTTGCAACAGAATCCTGTGAGTACCTCCCAGCAGACAAACTTTAACAGTAACAGTTTGTCATCACAAAGTGGATTAAGTGTCCTGCCGCAAAACATTAATCCTCTTCAGTCAAATTCCAACATGCTTCAGCATCAGCATATGAAACAACAGCAAGAACAGCAAATGCTGCAGTCACAAAAGTACAAGCAACAATTTCAACGTCAAATGCAGCACCAGCATATACAGCAGAAGCAGCAGCTActgcaacaacaacaacaacagcaaCAACAGCGGCAGCAGCAGCAACAGCAGCAAGCAAAGCAACAGCTGTCCACTCATCAGATGTCCCAGCTGCATCAGATGAATGATGTAAATGATATGAGGCAGGGGATGGGTGTTAAGCCAGGGGTATTTCAACATCTCCCAGCAGGCCAGCGTCAATCTTATACCCATCAACAGTTGAAACCAGGTGCTCAATTTCCTGTTTCTTCACCTCAGCTACTTCAGGCTGCATCTCCTCAGATTCCTCAGTATTCTTCCCCACAGGTTGATCAGCAAAACCTGCCATCTATCTCAAAAACTGGCACTCCCTTGCAATCTGCAAACTCACCTTTTGTTGTTCCTTCTCCTTCGACTCCCTTGGCTCCATCACCAATGCCCGGGGAATCTGAAAAACCTGTTCTAGGCACTTCTCTCCCAAATGTTGCTAATTTGGGACATCAACAAGGGACTGGTGTTCAAACAGGCTCCCAATCCCTCGCAATTGGCACTCCAGGGATATCAGCCTCACCTTTGCTTGCTGAGTTCAGTGGTGCAGATGGAACTCATGCTAATGCTCTGACAGCTGTTTCTAGCAAGTCAAATGTTACAGAGCAACCTCTTGAACGTTTAATAAAAGCA GTGAAATCCATCTCACCTACAGCATTGGGTGCATCTGTAAGTGACATTGGCTCAGTTGTCAGCATGACTGACAGGATAGCAGGTTCAGCCCCAGGTAATGGGTCTAGGGCTGCAGTTGGCGAGGATCTGGTTGCCATGACGAAGTGTCGTCTGCAAGCAAAAAATTTCATCAGTCAAGATGGAATGAGTGGCACAAAGAAAATTAGGCGCTACACTAGTGCCATGCCCCTAAATGTTGTCTCATCTGCAGGCAGTTTGAATGATAGTTTCAAACAGTTGACTGGTTCAGAGACATCTGAGTTGGAGTCAACTGCAACATCTAGTGTCAAGAGGCCAAGAATTGAG GCAAATCATGCCCTTTTGGAAGAAATAAGGGAAATAAATCAACGACTTATAGACACAGTGGTTGATATCAGTGATGAAGATGTTGATCCAGGTGCAGCAGCTGCAACTGCTGAAGGGGGTGAAGGAACCATTGTCAAGTGCTCTTTCAGTGCTGTGGCTCTCAGTGCAAACTTGAAATCACAGTACATGTCGGCACAAATG TCACCAATTCAGCCCTTGCATTTGCTAGTCCCCACAAATTATCCAAATTGCTCTCCAATCCTATTAGACAAGTTCCCAGTTGAAGTGAG CAAGGAGAATGAAGACCTTTCAGTGAAAGCGAAGTCTAGGTTTAGTATATCACTGCGCACCCTTTCGCAGCCTATGTCACTTGGTGAGATAGCAAGGACTTGGGATGTTTGTGCCCGAGCAGTTATTTCTGATCACGCAAAACTGAGTGGGGGAGGCAGCTTTAGTTCAAAATACGGGACTTGGGAGAATTGCTTGAGTGCTGCATAG
- the LOC105776257 gene encoding mediator of RNA polymerase II transcription subunit 15a isoform X3, which produces MDTNNWRSTPPSGEPTTDTGDWRTQLQPDSRQRIINKIMETFMRHLPFSGQDGLNELRKIAVRFEEKIFTAATSQSDYLKRISLKMLTMENKSQNTVPNTGNNSKPPDPGSQGMQNQVHSQGQSIPISLQCNQSQAQLLPQSVPNNMASAGVQSSAGLQSGMPAVSGLTQNPVPNVVGQNTNMQNMSGISQNSLGQGMSSNMFANQQRQMPRQQVLPQQQQQQQQQQLYHQQLQNQLIKQKLQQGNLQPSLMQSHMQQQQNLLPPTQLQSSQQSGMQTSSVIQQSSMQSTPLPGLQHNQQSSLQQSSQSMLQQHQQFRQQQQAQQAASSGIHQQQTPMTQQSMMPQQQHQHQQPHIMGQQTNAANSQQNQLIGQQNSIADMQQQRLLGQANNLPNLQQQQQQQQQLMAQKNNMSNIHQQQLGPQSNSSGLQQQQQPHLIGAQSGNSSMQANQQSLHMLPQPKVQLQTQQSSPNLLPPTQVQTSQQPQQQQQQQLMSQMQTQSTLQQQLGLPQQHNMPQRLQASGQVSSSLLQSQNLTEQQKQLYQSQRAVPETSSTSLDSTAQTGLANGGDWLEEVYQKILTLKETYLPELNEMYQKIATKLQQHDSNPAQPKSEQLEKLKIFKTMLERIISFLTVSRANITPPFKEKLSSYEKQIINFINSNRPRKPVSVQQQGQLPPPHMHSMQQQQQSQISQTQSHDNQMNPQLQSMNLQGSVPTMQPNNMTSMQHNSLSPGVSTAQQTMLNSLQPGSSLDSGQGNALGPVQQVAPGPLQQNPVSTSQQTNFNSNSLSSQSGLSVLPQNINPLQSNSNMLQHQHMKQQQEQQMLQSQKYKQQFQRQMQHQHIQQKQQLLQQQQQQQQQRQQQQQQQAKQQLSTHQMSQLHQMNDVNDMRQGMGVKPGVFQHLPAGQRQSYTHQQLKPGAQFPVSSPQLLQAASPQIPQYSSPQVDQQNLPSISKTGTPLQSANSPFVVPSPSTPLAPSPMPGESEKPVLGTSLPNVANLGHQQGTGVQTGSQSLAIGTPGISASPLLAEFSGADGTHANALTAVSSKSNVTEQPLERLIKAVKSISPTALGASVSDIGSVVSMTDRIAGSAPGNGSRAAVGEDLVAMTKCRLQAKNFISQDGMSGTKKIRRYTSAMPLNVVSSAGSLNDSFKQLTGSETSELESTATSSVKRPRIEANHALLEEIREINQRLIDTVVDISDEDVDPGAAAATAEGGEGTIVKCSFSAVALSANLKSQYMSAQMSPIQPLHLLVPTNYPNCSPILLDKFPVEVSKENEDLSVKAKSRFSISLRTLSQPMSLGEIARTWDVCARAVISDHAKLSGGGSFSSKYGTWENCLSAA; this is translated from the exons ATGGATACCAATAACTGGAGGTCTACTCCTCCCAGTGGAGAGCCCACCACGGACACAGGCGATTGGAGAACCCAGTTGCAGCCAGATTCACGACAAAGAATCATCAATAAGAT AATGGAGACATTTATGAGGCACCTTCCATTTTCTGGTCAAGACGGTTTAAATGAACTCAGGAAAATAGCTGTAAGGTTTGAGGAAAAGATTTTTACTGCAGCAACCAGCCAG TCTGATTACCTAAAGAGAATATCTTTGAAGATGCTTACAATGGAGAACAAGTCTCAGAATACCGTACCCAACACAGGGAATAACAGCAAACCGCCTGATCCAG GTTCTCAGGGCATGCAGAACCAAGTTCACAGTCAAGGGCAATCAATTCCTATCTCATTGCAATGTAATCAATCTCAAGCGCAACTGTTACCCCAGAGTGTCCCGAATAACATGGCATCTGCTGGAGTTCAAAGTTCTGCTGGTTTACAATCTGGAATGCCTGCCGTCTCTGGTCTAACCCAGAATCCTGTACCTAATGTTGTTGGCCAGAATACGAACATGCAGAACATGTCTGGAATTTCACAGAACTCATTGGGGCAAGGGATGTCTTCCAATATGTTTGCTAATCAGCAGCGGCAAATGCCAAGGCAACAGGTGCTTCCACAACAGCAACAGCAACAACAACAGCAGCAGTTATACCATCAGCAGTTACAAAATCAACTTATAAAACAAAAGTTGCAACAGGGAAATCTTCAGCCGTCACTTATGCAGTCTCACATGCAGCAACAGCAGAACCTGTTACCACCTACTCAGTTGCAATCTTCTCAGCAATCCGGTATGCAAACATCATCTGTTATACAGCAATCTTCCATGCAATCGACTCCCCTTCCTGGTCTTCAACACAATCAGCAATCTTCTTTACAACAGTCAAGTCAGTCCATGCTTCAGCAGCATCAACAGTTTAGACAGCAGCAACAGGCACAACAGGCTGCTAGTAGTGGTATTCATCAACAACAAACACCAATGACACAGCAGTCAATGATGCCTCAGCAGCAGCATCAGCATCAGCAGCCACACATTATGGGACAACAGACAAATGCTGCAAATTCACAGCAGAATCAATTAATAGGACAACAAAATAGCATTGCAGACATGCAGCAGCAGAGGTTGCTAGGCCAGGCCAATAATCTTCCAAATCTGCAgcaacagcagcagcagcagcagcagttAATGGCTCAAAAAAACAATATGTCAAATATCCATCAGCAACAGTTGGGTCCTCAGAGTAATAGTTCAGGAttgcagcagcagcagcagccaCATTTGATTGGAGCCCAGTCTGGTAACTCGAGCATGCAAGCTAATCAGCAATCTTTACACATGCTACCCCAGCCTAAGGTTCAACTCCAAACGCAGCAGAGTTCACCTAACTTGTTACCACCAACTCAAGTGCAAACATCCCAGCAGccacagcagcagcagcagcagcaactGATGTCGCAGATGCAAACACAGTCTACTTTGCAGCAACAGTTGGGTTTGCCACAGCAACACAATATGCCGCAAAGGCTTCAAGCATCAGGTCAAGTATCAAGTTCCTTGCTTCAATCACAAAATTTGACAGAGCAGCAAAAGCAGTTGTATCAATCACAGAGAGCTGTTCCGGAGACATCATCAA CATCTTTAGATTCCACAGCTCAAACAGGGCTTGCTAATGGAGGTGATTGGCTGGAAGAGGTATATCAGAAG ATCCTGACCTTGAAGGAGACATACTTACCTGAATTAAATGAGATGTACCAGAAAATTGCTACCAAGTTGCAGCAG CATGATTCTAATCCAGCACAGCCAAAGTCTGAGCAgcttgaaaagttgaaaatattcAAGACCATGTTGGAGCGCATCATAAGTTTCTTAACAGTTTCCAGAGCCAATATAACACCCCCTTTCAAGGAGAAGTTGAGTTCATATGAGAAgcagataataaattttataaattccaatAGGCCAAGGAAGCCTGTCTCAGTGCAGCAGCAAGGACAGCTTCCTCCACCTCATATGCATTCCATGCAGCAGCAACAACAATCGCAAATTAGTCAGACACAGTCTCATGATAATCAAATGAACCCTCAGTTGCAGTCGATGAATTTACAAGGTTCTGTGCCAACAATGCAGCCTAACAACATGACAAGCATGCAGCACAATTCTTTGTCGCCTGGGGTTTCAACAGCACAGCAGaccatgttaaattcattacaGCCAGGCTCCAGTTTGGATTCAGGACAAGGTAATGCCCTTGGCCCAGTACAGCAGGTTGCTCCAGGACCCTTGCAACAGAATCCTGTGAGTACCTCCCAGCAGACAAACTTTAACAGTAACAGTTTGTCATCACAAAGTGGATTAAGTGTCCTGCCGCAAAACATTAATCCTCTTCAGTCAAATTCCAACATGCTTCAGCATCAGCATATGAAACAACAGCAAGAACAGCAAATGCTGCAGTCACAAAAGTACAAGCAACAATTTCAACGTCAAATGCAGCACCAGCATATACAGCAGAAGCAGCAGCTActgcaacaacaacaacaacagcaaCAACAGCGGCAGCAGCAGCAACAGCAGCAAGCAAAGCAACAGCTGTCCACTCATCAGATGTCCCAGCTGCATCAGATGAATGATGTAAATGATATGAGGCAGGGGATGGGTGTTAAGCCAGGGGTATTTCAACATCTCCCAGCAGGCCAGCGTCAATCTTATACCCATCAACAGTTGAAACCAGGTGCTCAATTTCCTGTTTCTTCACCTCAGCTACTTCAGGCTGCATCTCCTCAGATTCCTCAGTATTCTTCCCCACAGGTTGATCAGCAAAACCTGCCATCTATCTCAAAAACTGGCACTCCCTTGCAATCTGCAAACTCACCTTTTGTTGTTCCTTCTCCTTCGACTCCCTTGGCTCCATCACCAATGCCCGGGGAATCTGAAAAACCTGTTCTAGGCACTTCTCTCCCAAATGTTGCTAATTTGGGACATCAACAAGGGACTGGTGTTCAAACAGGCTCCCAATCCCTCGCAATTGGCACTCCAGGGATATCAGCCTCACCTTTGCTTGCTGAGTTCAGTGGTGCAGATGGAACTCATGCTAATGCTCTGACAGCTGTTTCTAGCAAGTCAAATGTTACAGAGCAACCTCTTGAACGTTTAATAAAAGCA GTGAAATCCATCTCACCTACAGCATTGGGTGCATCTGTAAGTGACATTGGCTCAGTTGTCAGCATGACTGACAGGATAGCAGGTTCAGCCCCAGGTAATGGGTCTAGGGCTGCAGTTGGCGAGGATCTGGTTGCCATGACGAAGTGTCGTCTGCAAGCAAAAAATTTCATCAGTCAAGATGGAATGAGTGGCACAAAGAAAATTAGGCGCTACACTAGTGCCATGCCCCTAAATGTTGTCTCATCTGCAGGCAGTTTGAATGATAGTTTCAAACAGTTGACTGGTTCAGAGACATCTGAGTTGGAGTCAACTGCAACATCTAGTGTCAAGAGGCCAAGAATTGAG GCAAATCATGCCCTTTTGGAAGAAATAAGGGAAATAAATCAACGACTTATAGACACAGTGGTTGATATCAGTGATGAAGATGTTGATCCAGGTGCAGCAGCTGCAACTGCTGAAGGGGGTGAAGGAACCATTGTCAAGTGCTCTTTCAGTGCTGTGGCTCTCAGTGCAAACTTGAAATCACAGTACATGTCGGCACAAATG TCACCAATTCAGCCCTTGCATTTGCTAGTCCCCACAAATTATCCAAATTGCTCTCCAATCCTATTAGACAAGTTCCCAGTTGAAGTGAG CAAGGAGAATGAAGACCTTTCAGTGAAAGCGAAGTCTAGGTTTAGTATATCACTGCGCACCCTTTCGCAGCCTATGTCACTTGGTGAGATAGCAAGGACTTGGGATGTTTGTGCCCGAGCAGTTATTTCTGATCACGCAAAACTGAGTGGGGGAGGCAGCTTTAGTTCAAAATACGGGACTTGGGAGAATTGCTTGAGTGCTGCATAG